CAGATCGTCTCCGTCGGCGCCGAGGAGCCCGCGGGCGACTTCGACCGCGTCCTCGGCGGGCCCGACGTCGCCGTCCTGCCCGGCCTGGTCAACGCCCACACCCATGTCGCCATGACGCTGATGCGCGGCTACGCCGACGACATGGAGCTGATGCCGTGGTTGGAGCAGAAGATCTGGCCCACCGAGGTCAAGCTCAAGCATGACGACATCTATTGGGGGTCGCTGCTGGGGATGGTGGAGATGCTGCATGCGGGGGTCACCACCTTCAACGACATGTACTGGTGGTTCGACGCGACGGCGCAGGCGGCGCAGGAATCGGGCATTCGGGCGGTGCTGTCGGCGGTGCTGCTGGGCTTCATGGATCGCGCCGAGAAGGACCTCGCGGCCGCCGCCGAGTATGCGCGGAAGTGGCGGGACGCCGCCGAGGGGCGCATCACCGTCATGCTCGGCCCCCACGCCCCCTACACCTGCCCCGACAGCATCATGCGCTGCGCCATCGAAACCGCCCACGAGCTCAACCTGGGCGTCCACATCCACCTCTCCGAGACCGCATCCGAGGTGCGGGAGAGCATCGCCAAGATGGGACTGACTCCCGTCGCCCACATGGAGAGGCTCGGCCTGTTCGAGGTGCAGCCGGTGCTCGCCGCCCACTGCGTGCACGTCACCGATGACGACATCGCCCTGCTCGCGCGGCGCCGGGTCGGGGTCAGCCACAACCCCGGCAGCAACATGAAGCTCGCCTCGGGCACGGCGCCGGTGCCCAAGCTGCTCGCGGCGGGGGTCAGCGTCGGCCTCGGCACCGACGGCGCCGCCAGCAACAATAACCTCGACGTGCTGGAGGAGGCGCGCCTGGCCGCCCTGGTGCACAAGCTCGCCGCTGACGATCCCACCTGTATCAGCGCCTACCAGGCGCTGGAATTGGCCACCCGCGGCGGGGCGCGCGCCCTGGGCATGGAAGATCGCATCGGCATGCTCGCGCCGGGGATGAAGGCCGACATCGTCCTCGTGGCGCTCGATCGGCCGCACCTGACGCCGCGCCACAACGTCGTCTCCAACCTGGTTTACAGCGCGCGCGCGGGCGACGTGCGAACCGTCCTCGTCAACGGCAAGGTCGTCCTCGACGACGGCAAGCTCACCACGGTGGACGAGCGGGAGGTCATGGCCCGCGCCGCCGAGCGGGTGCAGGGGTGGTCGTGATCCCGTGGAGCACAGCCGCCCCGCCCAACGACCGGCGGGCAAGCCCTGGCGATGCACGCAATGCCGCCGAAGGATGTCATTCAGAGCGAAGCGAAGAATCCCGTCTCCGATTGATGCCGGGACCCGGGGGGTGCCAACATGCCCGAGAACCTTCTCTACTACGGCGACAACCTGGACATCCTGCGGCAACACATCGCGGATAAATCGGTGGACCTGATCTATCTCGACCCGCCGTTCAACAGCAACGCCAGCTACAACGTCCTGTTCGCCGAGCAGAACGGTTCGCGGGCCGCTGCCCAGATCAAGGCGTTCGAGGACACCTGGCGCTGGGACCAGGCCGCTGCCGAAGCGTGCCAGGAAGTCGTCGAGGCAGGTGGGCGAATCTCCCAGGCAATGCAGGCGTTGCGCATATTCCTCGGCGACAGCAATCTGCTTGCCTACCTGGCGATGATGGCCCCGCGCCTGGTCGAGTTGCGCCGCGTCCTCAAACGCACCGGCAGCATCTACCTCCACTGCGACCCCACCGCAAGCCATTACCTCAAACTGCTCATGGACGCGGTGTTCGGCGCGGCCAATTTCAGGAATGAGATAGTCTGGCGACGGACACCGTTCTCCGGAAGCAGCAAGGCGCGAGCCCAGCAACTTCCCAAGAGCCATGACATTGTCCTCTTCTACTCCAACGGCGTTTTCTGATAGGAGCGTTGGCAATTCGTCACAGAGAGGGACTTATTGGGAGGTTTGCAGAATGGTTCTGCCGCTAAAACACTCGCGAACAGTAGCAGAAATGGCTGAACTGCTATACGACTTTCTGCCTGGTTCCGGGAACCCGAAATGGAAGGGACACGTGTCGTTTAGGACGGTTGCACAGAAAGTGGGCGTGGGTGATTTCTGGCAGGCCGGCAGC
This DNA window, taken from Armatimonadota bacterium, encodes the following:
- a CDS encoding amidohydrolase, producing QIVSVGAEEPAGDFDRVLGGPDVAVLPGLVNAHTHVAMTLMRGYADDMELMPWLEQKIWPTEVKLKHDDIYWGSLLGMVEMLHAGVTTFNDMYWWFDATAQAAQESGIRAVLSAVLLGFMDRAEKDLAAAAEYARKWRDAAEGRITVMLGPHAPYTCPDSIMRCAIETAHELNLGVHIHLSETASEVRESIAKMGLTPVAHMERLGLFEVQPVLAAHCVHVTDDDIALLARRRVGVSHNPGSNMKLASGTAPVPKLLAAGVSVGLGTDGAASNNNLDVLEEARLAALVHKLAADDPTCISAYQALELATRGGARALGMEDRIGMLAPGMKADIVLVALDRPHLTPRHNVVSNLVYSARAGDVRTVLVNGKVVLDDGKLTTVDEREVMARAAERVQGWS